From the genome of Antennarius striatus isolate MH-2024 chromosome 19, ASM4005453v1, whole genome shotgun sequence, one region includes:
- the LOC137613853 gene encoding uncharacterized protein, producing MDNSLTLNFCDRFPPLPSAITFCNSVLESFDTFERIQLSLDGDYKDCAGLSNSLVPTSLPGQLSETPQQQLHNSTPESESNKDKEEVPAGVEEEAKHLEYETEFMANGFLSSDYSWNEPLNFVSEADLEALRWPEQQPNSESAWNPSECIQADPQSISFSVSSESLRPNLDMSPIPGFEMRKQFNMVLKEMSSYFDISTSGFMSDSRASPECHSKGPEAMEDMSSCDEQFRSPNLSLHGDKSSDEDHSLALCGSDPVVSCSPGSGESEQEVPHGSQQEASRTPPEEHTEPQETEKKKKMWSPSFTCRPFLEQLNQGPPERARKLEPLRTCSRPIRVGLSKRAKTKRLHCPHPYK from the exons ATGGATAACTCCCTCACCCTAAACTTTTGTGACAGATTTCCCCCGCTGCCATCTGCCATCACATTCTGCAACAGCGTGCTGGAGAGTTTTGACACTTTTGAAAGGATCCAACTCTCACTAGATGGTGATTACAAGGATTGTGCTGGTCTGAGCAACAGTCTAGTCCCCACCAGCCTGCCTGGGCAGCTGTCGGAAACACCCCAGCAACAACTTCACAATTCCACACCAGAGTCAGAGAGCAAtaaggacaaggaggaggtaCCGGCAGGGGTTGAGGAGGAAGCGAAACATTTGGAATATGAAACAGAATTCATGGCAAATGGATTTTTAAGCAGTGATTATAGTTGGAATGAACCCCTGAACTTTGTCTCAGAAGCAGATCTTGAAGCTCTCAGATGGCCGGAGCAACAGCCTAACAGTGAATCAGCCTGGAATCCCTCTGAATGTATCCAGGCTGACCCACAGTCAATTTCCTTCTCTGTTTCCTCTGAGAGCCTTCGTCCGAATTTGGACATGAGCCCCATCCCCGGGTTTGAAATGAGAAAACAGTTCAACATGGTCTTGAAAGAAATGAGCTCATATTTTGACATCAGCACTAGCGGTTTTATGAGCGACAGTAGAGCATCACCAGAGTGCCATAGCAAAGGACCTGAAGCCATGGAGGACATGTCAAGCTGTGATGAACAGTTCAGAAGCCCAAACTTAAGTCTCCATGGAGATAAATCATCAG ATGAAGACCACAGCTTGGCTTTGTGTGGAAGTGATCCAGTGGTTTCTTGTTCCCCTGGAAGTGGTGAGAGTGAGCAGGAGGTGCCTCATGGCAGCCAGCAGGAAGCATCCAGAACACCTCCAGAGGAACACACAG AGCCCCaggagacagagaagaaaaagaaaatgtggagTCCATCCTTCACATGTCGACCGTTCTTAGAACAACTGAACCAAG gaCCTCCTGAACGAGCCAGGAAACTGGAGCCTCTGAGGACCTGCTCACGGCCGATTCGGGTAGGGCTTTCAAAGAGAGCCAAGACCAAACGCCTGCACTGTCCCCACCCGTACAAATGA